In Euphorbia lathyris chromosome 2, ddEupLath1.1, whole genome shotgun sequence, the sequence TGTCATTTCAGGAAGTTCAGGTGGCAAATTCACAGGATTATTCTTCAGGTCTAAGTATACCTTCTGATTCTTTCTCGCCTCGGCCAATGGTTAATAAGAAGCTGTATGAAACTGTATTTGGCCATTCAAGTAGTCATGAAACTTATCAAGCTGAGGAGAACATTGATAATGGTGGAGCAACTTGTGATGGTTCTGCTGTTGAAGTCAATGAACAATTAACCTACTCCTCTGAAATAGTTAAATATGTGGACGGAGACTTGGAAAAAACTTGCAGAGGAGACACACAAGAGAATGCATTCCTCTCTGTAAGGAACTtccaacttttttttattatatatatatatgtatgtatatcgGGTCTTCGCTGctggtgccaacctagttgggattagCGGCTGCCTCACTTGGCTTTGCAACCTGTTTCCAttcaaatatatttatatattatatactcTCGCCTTATTCTGAATTTTCTtgaggcatgatttttcttaaCCCTtccaaataatttataaatgatTTTAAGAATTTTACATTTTACTAGGACTATGAGAGCTTATCAGTATCCGAAGAAGAATGCAAGTTGATTAAAATGAGTTCCCCACCAAAAATGGATATCAATGATGTAATAAGTAACTTCAAAGGGCACCAAGAACCTGCAGGAAATTTCCATTTGCTAAATGCGTTTTCATATAcaaaatcaaatgagttaatcctCATGAACCTGGCAGAATCTGTTTTTCAACTCCATCAAACTGAGGAGTCGGGTGATCTCACTATTCCTGTTGTTTCACAAACAAGAAAGGTATTTTCGATGTATTATGGGAATTGTATGCAGGTGCATACTTTGTTTATCATCTAATGTTCCATCCTGTTAGTTTTGTCTCCTGATAGTTTCTTATATGATATCTCCTTTTCTAGCTACAGCCTATCAAAGTCGTAGATTCTTATGAACTAGGTGAGTTCAAACGATCATGCTCTGTATACACatcaatttttctttctttctttctttctttatttatttattatttttacatatcagTATATATATGATATCAATTCTTTTAATTTAGTCTTCATTCTGCATCCTCCTAAAGCAGAGTTAGAAGGAAGTTATGAATATTTTGATAAAGGAACCTTTATTGCAAGCGCACCCAAGGACTTCATTTGCCCCCTTTCTGGTAAGTTATTTGAGGATCCTGTGACATTAGAGACAGGGAACACCTTTGAGCGAGAAGCTATCAAGGATTGGTTTGAACAGGGAAACCAAGCATGTCCTGTAacaggaaaaaaattaaaatgtcagaCAGTTCCATTTACCAATTGTATTCTTAAGCGTGTTATTGACAATTGGAAATTGGAGCACTGTAGTCATCTTATGGATCTTGCCACTAAAATAGTTAGGAATTCAGGGAAAATTGAATCACGAGAAAGGGATGAAGCAgcaatttttatatttgaattgCTTCTTACTACTTTCAGCATGGAAGAAAGGCTAGCGAATGCTAAATATCTTGTTTCTCTTGGAGGCTTGGAATTTCTTGTTAGAAGGTTTAAGTTGGGAAATTTGGAAGAGAAAACACGCGTGGCAGCTCTCTTATTATGTTGTATTGAAGGAGATGCAAGTTGCAGAAACCAAATAGCTAAAACCATTGAGAGACATCGTCTCTTTGAGCTACTTCAAAGCAGGCAGCCTAAATCTAGAAGAAATGCTGTGCTTCTACTGATTCAATTACTTTGCCTATGCAGGTGCATAAATTTCTTTCCTCTTAGTAACTGTGGCATTAGCTATTTTGTGCAGCTAACAAACTGCTCCATTTAGAAAACCAACGTGTGCAGCAAAGGAATGAGTCTAGTTTGTAACTTTAAGGAAATGAGATGAGAGGTGAACTAATGATAATTATTGAGAAGATATGGCTGATAATGATATAGTATCAGTAGatgttatagaaaaaaaaatacagtccTAAATAAAATAGATAGAGTTAGTGAATGAGAGTGAGTTACCTCTTTGTATGCCCTTCTCGAATGGAACCCGGATTCAACCTGATGGTAAAACACAAGAGAGAGAGAATAAGTTAAAGTAGCTTGATTTTAATGTGATTTGTTTTTGTTATAGAATAAGTCAATGTAATAAATGTAAGCATGCCTAAATCAACTAAATTATTGTTATAGGCTGTTGTGGGCCTACAATTTCTCCTTGATTGAAGGAGAACCTTGTATCTATATGTGTATTGTTCTTAagtaaaatatatcaatgtagTCTCTTAATCTACATTGTATCTCGTGTATTCCTAGTGTATTACATGGTTTGTTACGGTTCTATAGAATCATCTATCAAGATAATAACTCTCTATTTGAATAGTGAACTATTTGTTGcattcattttttaattaataactACCCTctattagaataaataaataaatgaatggtCAAGCTGACTAATGGATAGTAACACAAGAATTATTTGCTGATGCACAATTTCCTTCTCTTCTGCTCCAGTTTTGTTGTTTTAGTTGTTTAACATTCATTCTCGTAATACCAGTAAATTAACTCCTTTATAATTAGTTCAAGTGACTCTGGAATAATTCTTCTATCAGAAGTCATTTAGCAATCACATTTTCCTTCATTAATGTTTACAGCAGGAAAGATGTGAAATTCTTTTTAAGTGGCTTACAAGATGAGGAGATAATGAATGCAAAGCACATCCTGCTGATATATCTTCAAACATCTCCTCCTGAGCAAATGCCGTGGGTTGCTTCACTTCTTTTGCACCTAGACCTCCTGGTATACTCACTCAGTTGAAATTTGATAACTATTATATTCGTTTGGCTGATAATTTTTATAAGAATCATatattccatttttaatatatttttcatcAAAATTTCTAATCAGAACTTTGAAACTGTTGTATCTGAGAGTTGTCATATTCTACAGGTAGAACCTCAAAAGTACAGTATATACAGGGAGGAAGCTGTTGATGCCATTGCAATGGCGCTCAATGTCAGTCTAACTGATGAGAAGGTCCAAGAATCATCTTGCAGAGTTCTCCTCGCCTTAGGAGGATGTTTCTCTGCTGCTGGGAAGTCGATAACAGAAAGTTGGATTTTAAAAGAAGCAGGATCTAGAAGTCAATATGAAGCTAAGTGTCAAGAAGATGACTCTCTTTTATTGGTAcgtttagtctctatatttcattcttgggataaggtgcaaaaatacccctaacgttgacagtGAAGAGCActaatacccctaacgttaaaaatggtgcaattaaggacctaaggttgataacTTGGTCCAATTTTACCCTCTCTAACAGATTTTACTTACAGAGTTAATTAAATGCCATTTATACCCCTATCTTCTTCGTAAAACTCAAATCTAAATATGTCCAAAACCCTTTAAAGTGAATAATCAATTTCAATATTGTGCTGCAAATACATTATTACACATGGAAGTATGCGAAGGTCCTGGTTCAAtctcaagaacaagaaacaaaaCATGGTCAGGACTCCATATTATTGTAGCAGAAACATAACTTTACCCatgtatatttaatttaatcttcTGGATGAAATTTTCCAGAAAAAACAGAGTATATAGCAGAAATACATATTGCAGTGAAGTCATATTACTAAGGCAGCAATGGATGTTTACTCTAACctttcctattttttttttcatttaccCACTATAAACACAACTTTAATCAAATCAATGGCATAAAATTCAActtttgtaattgattattcaCTGTGTATTGTACCTCTGCTTTTGCGACCATACATATGGAAGTTAACTTTTCCAACGAAAAGTGAGTtatgtgaaaaaaaaagaatcgaAGTGAAGTGAAAAAGAGTTTGTGAAAAAGAGTTTGCTGGGTTCTTAGGCTGTGAGATTAAGAAGTTTGAAAAAAAGTGCTTTTGATACATTTAGAGTTGGGTTCTTTTTccccagaaagatgaagaggttcCAGAAGGATGGAGAGGATGAGGGTATAATGGTAAGTCACATGTAATTTTTGTGAATTGATATACAAACTAACGGAAATATAAACGGTGTAAATAAAATCTGTTAGAGAGGGTAAAATTGGACCAAgttatcaaccttaggtccttaattgtaccatttttaacattaggggtattatTACTCTTCACTGTCAACGTTAGGagcatttttgcaccttatcccttcaTTCTTTCTATCTCTCCCTTGAGCTTGTATAACTCATACTTCCCATGTTCATTACAAAGGGTTTCTGTAATGATGAAATACTGCTTTCTGACTTGTTTTCATTTTGTGAATTTGTTTACAAGTAAAAGCTGGTCGTTTGCTCTTTGACTTAAATTTTCTACAGTTAAAAATGAGAAGATTTGTGTAATTATGTTAAATAGTTGTACCTTTATATTAaatacaggaagatgaagaagagactATCAATGAGTGGCTAAGGAACTTGTCAACATCACTAATTAACGATGGAAAAAGGTCATTCTTAGATGCCATATCGAAGTGCCTAGCTTCTCGAAACTCAGATTTGGTGAAAGCATCCCTAATTACTGTTACATGGTTGAGCTGTGCACTTTCTTCCCTGTACGATGCTGAAATGCACCTCTCTGCATTCTCTGCCCTCATCTCTGGGCTGAAAGAAAGTTTGGAAAACAGTGAGCAAATTGAGCACAAGGTTCTTGCTTCCATATCGCTGCTAAATTTCACAAAGATTCCAGGTTAGAAAAATTCTCTTATCTTAtgataatatataaatttcacGAGAGATGAATTAGTATGAGAACAAGACTTGAAGCAACGACAATGTTGCTCATGGGTTGAAGTTGGTAAGCATCTCAGATCGGCTAGTTGCTAATGGTAGTCATCATTTATATATGTTCGGAACTCCTCCCTTTTCTCCTTGAGGTACCTTTTGGGGTTGATAGTTATTTATCTATTTAGGGCAATCATCCCTTTTGAGATGGAATTAGGCGTAAGATTCTGAGTATGGTATCAGATTCAGAGCCATATCCAATGCTTCAGATCTCCATTCCTAGGTATGAGGGCTGTGTTATATACCCCACATTAGCTAGTCAGAAAGGTGATTATCATGTATAAGCTCCTCCCCCTCCTCTTTAGACCTCCTCTTTAGAGATACTTTTGGGGGTGGAGTTAGGGTCAAAAGGGGGAGTTGCCTCATACTTGCAAAACCGGAGAATACTTAacatttggggggggggggggggggggaaggaGTAAGGCTAAGTGATTTGGTCTATATGTCGAGACTTTTACATATACAAGTTCTAAAATGAACTTGTTTGGTGCAGAATGCAGGGTTTTGTTAATGACAATTGCAGAAGAGATAGCAGTAGCGTTACAGAGCCTTATTGAAGTGACATGGATAGCCAAACAATTATATCATATCATTTCTGGAGAATATTGTTAGCATTTCTAGTTAACATGCAGTGTCCTTTAAAATGTGAAAAATTTGTAAGGGAGAATTGTTGTATATTGcgtgaaagaaagaaaaaaagaaagaagatagGAATTATAAAACTGCAGAATGTTTCTTTATTAATTCTGTAACTCTTTAAATAGAGTTagaatctaattaaaactctaaTTACATTCCTAAGTTTTAGGGATACTAACAGCACCAAAAGACTAGGTAAATATAACgttaaaataaatttagaaaataacaGAATTTATTAAAACCTAATTTCAGCTTTATGGCACGTTTCCAACACTCCTCCTTGCCTTAATAGCTGCATATGCCAAGTTGAATTCTCAAACCTTCAAATTTGCCTCTTGGAAGAGCCTTTGTTAAAATATCTGCTTTTTGATCATCACTGCTGCAATACAGTAGTTTAACTTCACCTTCTCTTTGCActtctctcaaaaaaaaaaatttaatcttAAAGTGTTTCGTTGTGTTATGAGAAACAGGATCATTCGAAATTGAAATTGCAGCCTGATTATCAACATAAATCTTTGTTGGATCATTTTGCTCCATTTGTATATCTCCAAGTATCTTTCTGAACCAAATTGCTTGATTTACAGCAGTAGCAGCTGCcacatactcagcttctgctgtacTTTGAGCCACCATATTTTGCTTCTTCGAACACCATGAAAATACACCGGATCCAAAACTGAAACAATAACCTGTTGTGCTTCTCAAATCATCAACTGAgcctccccaatcactatcagaATACCCTTGAAATAAGAAATTCTGGTAGTAGCTGTACTTAATACCATAATCTTTAGTGCCTTTGACATATCTAACAATTCTTTTAGCAGCTTGAAGATGAATTTCACTAGCACAGTGCATGAATCTTGAAAGTATACTTACTGCAAAGATAATATCTGGTCTGGTTGCAGTAAGGTACATTAAGCAACCAATTAAGCTTCTATAATGATGCTCATCAACTTTATCAGCTCCATCATCCTTGCTAAATTTCTCCTTGTTGTTCATTGGAGTTGTCGTGCTTTTGCAATCCTCCATACGGAATTTTTTGAGTATTTCTCCTGCATATTTCTTTTGGCAGATGAAAACTCCATCATCATCTTGTTTCACCTCCATTCCCAGGAAAAATGTCATCAATCCTAGGTCTGTCATTTCAAATACTTGGAGCATTTCATCTTTAAATTGGTTTATCAACTTCTCATCATTACCTGTGACAAgcaaatcatcaacataaacaGAAACTATGGTTAGATAGAATCTGTCTGCCTCACATACAAGGTAGCCTCACTTGGACTTTTGATAAATCCAAGATTATGAAGATGATCATTGATCCTGCTGTACCAGGCCCTAGGAGCCTGTTTAAGACCATACAATGCCTTTTTTAGCTTGTAGACTTTCTCCTCTTGTCCCTTAACTTGAAATCCTTCTGGCTGTTCTATAAATATCTCCTCCTGTAAGTAACCATTTAAAAAAGCAGACTTCACATCTAAATGGTAAACTTTCCAGCCCTTTTGTGCAATTAATGTCAATAACATTCTGATTGTGTCAAGTCGAGCTACTGGAGCAAATGTTTCTGAGAAGTCCACACCAAACACTTGTGCATAACCCTTCACTACCAATCTGGCCTTGTATTTGTTTACAGAACCATCTGGATTGAGTTTGGTTCTATAAACCCATTTGACGCCTATCGATTGTTTGTGTTGCGGTCTATCCACCAATTCCCATGTGTCATTATTTTCGATCATCCTCAACTCTTCTTTCATAGCATCAATCCACTTGTCATCTTTTTCAGCTTCTGTAAATTTTGCAGGTTCTAAGATGGCAATGTTACTTCTGTAAATTTCAGACAAGAGTCTTGTACCTCTAACTGGAACATCATCAACATCATCATCAAATTGTTGTTGGAACTTTGAAAATTCCTTTTCAATTTGCTCTTCCCAATTCCATTGCTTTTCTTCCATGAAGTTTACATCTCTACTCACAATAATTTTTCCATTTTGGGGCTGATAAATTCTATAAGCTTTGCTAAGACCACTGTATCCAATAAAAACTCCAGGTTCTGCCTTTTTGTCAAGTTTATCTCTTTTGACCTGTGGAATATAAGAAAAACAGACACAACCAAAAGTTTTTATATTATGTAAATCTGGCTTGTAACCAAACCATGCTTCAAACGGTGTCTTATGCTTCAGAACTCTTGTTGGCAGCCTATTCAGTAGAAATACTGAGGTGTTTGCAGCTTCTGCCCATAAACTTTTTGGTAGTTCTTTCTCATGTAGCATGCACCTGGTCATCTCCATGATACTTCTATTTTTTCTCTCACTCACACCATTCTGTTGTGGAGTATAAGGAGCAGTGAGCTGATGTTCAATGCCAGCTTCCTCACAGAATTTGTCAAATGTCTTATTTGTATATCCTGTCCCATTATCCGATCTGATTGTGCGCAACCTACAACCACTTTGATTCTCCACTAATGCTTtatatttccaaaatatattAGCAACCTCAGATTTGCACTTGAAGAAATAAATCCAACAAAATCTGgtataatcatcaataaatGTAATGTAATATTTATTACCATTTAAAGATGAAGTCCGTTGAGGTCCTGCAACATCTGTGTGAACCAGTTGAAGCTTGTGTGATGCTCTCCAAGTTGTTTGAGGAAAAGGTTTTCTTACTTGCTTGCCATATTGACAAGCCACGCAATCAGCTAGCTTATCTTTTAGCAATGGCAAGCCTCTCACCAAAGCATGTTTCTGCATGTATAGAAGTCCACCATGATGGTAGTGACCAAGCCTTTTGTGCCATAACTCAGTGTTGCTTATGGTCTTTGAGAAAAACATTTTCTCCTCCTCCATTAGATTCAAAGCATAGCTTTTAGCCCTTTTTTTCACCTTGAAAACATCTCTGCCTTTTGCATCTTTGATTAAGCACCACTTGTCTTCAAATATGACTTTAAAACCTTTTTCAACCAGCTGTGCAACACTAAGCAAATTTTGGTCAACGTCAGGAACATATAATACATCGGTAATATGCTTCAAACTTGACAAACTTTCTATAGCCACTGTTCCTTTTCCTTTAACTGATATGAAATCACCATTTCCAATTTTGACCTTGGATACAATAGTTTTGTCAAGCTCCTTAAAGAGCTTTACATCATTGGTCATGTGATTTGTGCAACCACTGTCTATGAGCCAAGAGTCACTGGAGATGTTGTTTGTAGCATAACATGTTGCAATAAAAAGTTCCTCCTCTTCATATTGGTCAGTTGTCACTTTTGCCTCTTCGTGTTGCTGAGATTTGCATATCTTTTCCACATGTCCCATGTTGCCACACTTTCTGCATTTGATATCAGGCCTCCACCAACATCTTTTTTCGGGGTGATTTGATTTTTTGCAATGTGGACATGGTGGAAAAGTTTCTCGTTGTTTGTTGGAGCCTTCTGTTTTCTTGTACTGCTTctttttgtcatttttcttgCCTTTGTATCCAAATATTTGTGCTTTGGTATGGAAAGCACCATGTACTTCCTCCTCTTGTCTCATCATTCTTCTCTGCTCCTGGGCCTGCAAAGCATTCACTAATTCTCCCAAGGAGATACTTGACAGGTCTTTTATTTCCTCTAATGATGATATCTTGGATTCATATTTTTCAGGTACAGTGACAAGTATTTTCTGAACAATTCTTTCATCAGGAAAATCCTTACCAAGAAGTCGTACCTTGTTTACTATGCTTAACAACTTGTCAACATAGTCTTTTATGGTATCTGCCTCCTTCATGCTCTGCATCTCAAATTCTCTAATTAGATTGAGTACTTGCATGCCTTTGACTCTTGTACTGCCTTGATATTCAGTTTTGAGATAATCCCAAATATCCTTAGCAGACTGCAGATTCATAATTCTTGTGAATATTACACTTGAAACAGCAGAAAAGAGACTTGCTTTTGCCTTAGactttcttgtttttctttctttgtgaTTTTTTAGCTGCGCCATTGTAGGATTTGGTGGTAGTTGAGCAATTTCATAGTCTTCCTCTACGGCCTCCCAAAGATCTAGTGCTTCAAGATGAACAGTCATCCTGATAGCCCAAGCTTCATAATTAACACCATCAAAAATTGGTGGTGTAATTGTTGTGAATGAAGTGTCTAACTCCATATGTATTTTTCTCAACTCACAGATCCCTCAAGATGaacagctctgatacca encodes:
- the LOC136218634 gene encoding putative E3 ubiquitin-protein ligase LIN-1 isoform X1; this translates as MASSLEKLLAEEGFRGRRSGMTSRASFRADAALKSLHPSQDKLKKDSPIGHRVKTERTRSDLSRYIVRGELPTSDSSSSRRPRDYLVSRQNGEDGRLKTESSERHHLSRLSNDFLNSKRNNDFAYSEEREITEIGVEEDTRVKDLSSDKVYNSERSRRSSHENREKHRYLERKGDSRKVSKTNSNNHDKNIINYTSSTDRKKKILGHPGPSYESSVRSSISLKNFEGDERQKFKNVSPELPKLALDEVAIKAMVSILNGYIKSFLKDDEFRIKLRQNCFSSLSQNEDGEAYISKSKVITNLEQAIETVEKAAEEVSSPKDLMTASMQLSMITSLNSNDLQEGSTAGILNSRLSACAHLYLSVAYKLQKKDKVSAKYLLQVFCDSPFLARVHLLRELFDYLFFPHLSHLEEWYNQEADSLKNAPNRIRKLKLLDKVYNEILDSGTYQIAVYYKDWLTEGIEASSPPSVHIPTMSFQEVQVANSQDYSSGLSIPSDSFSPRPMVNKKLYETVFGHSSSHETYQAEENIDNGGATCDGSAVEVNEQLTYSSEIVKYVDGDLEKTCRGDTQENAFLSDYESLSVSEEECKLIKMSSPPKMDINDVISNFKGHQEPAGNFHLLNAFSYTKSNELILMNLAESVFQLHQTEESGDLTIPVVSQTRKLQPIKVVDSYELAELEGSYEYFDKGTFIASAPKDFICPLSGKLFEDPVTLETGNTFEREAIKDWFEQGNQACPVTGKKLKCQTVPFTNCILKRVIDNWKLEHCSHLMDLATKIVRNSGKIESRERDEAAIFIFELLLTTFSMEERLANAKYLVSLGGLEFLVRRFKLGNLEEKTRVAALLLCCIEGDASCRNQIAKTIERHRLFELLQSRQPKSRRNAVLLLIQLLCLCSRKDVKFFLSGLQDEEIMNAKHILLIYLQTSPPEQMPWVASLLLHLDLLVEPQKYSIYREEAVDAIAMALNVSLTDEKVQESSCRVLLALGGCFSAAGKSITESWILKEAGSRSQYEAKCQEDDSLLLEDEEETINEWLRNLSTSLINDGKRSFLDAISKCLASRNSDLVKASLITVTWLSCALSSLYDAEMHLSAFSALISGLKESLENSEQIEHKVLASISLLNFTKIPECRVLLMTIAEEIAVALQSLIEVTWIAKQLYHIISGEYC
- the LOC136218634 gene encoding putative E3 ubiquitin-protein ligase LIN-1 isoform X4 yields the protein MASSLEKLLAEEGFRGRRSGMTSRASFRADAALKSLHPSQDKLKKDSPIGHRVKTERTRSDLSRYIVRGELPTSDSSSSRRPRDYLVSRQNGEDGRLKTESSERHHLSRLSNDFLNSKRNNDFAYSEEREITEIGVEEDTRVKDLSSDKVYNSERSRRSSHENREKHRYLERKGDSRKVSKTNSNNHDKNIINYTSSTDRKKKILGHPGPSYESSVRSSISLKNFEGDERQKFKNVSPELPKLALDEVAIKAMVSILNGYIKSFLKDDEFRIKLRQNCFSSLSQNEDGEAYISKSKVITNLEQAIETVEKAAEEVSSPKDLMTASMQLSMITSLNSNDLQEGSTAGILNSRLSACAHLYLSVAYKLQKKDKVSAKYLLQVFCDSPFLARVHLLRELFDYLFFPHLSHLEEWYNQEADSLKNAPNRIRKLKLLDKVYNEILDSGTYQIAVYYKDWLTEGIEASSPPSVHIPTMSFQEVQVANSQDYSSGLSIPSDSFSPRPMVNKKLYETVFGHSSSHETYQAEENIDNGGATCDGSAVEVNEQLTYSSEIVKYVDGDLEKTCRGDTQENAFLSDYESLSVSEEECKLIKMSSPPKMDINDVISNFKGHQEPAGNFHLLNAFSYTKSNELILMNLAESVFQLHQTEESGDLTIPVVSQTRKPIKVVDSYELELEGSYEYFDKGTFIASAPKDFICPLSGKLFEDPVTLETGNTFEREAIKDWFEQGNQACPVTGKKLKCQTVPFTNCILKRVIDNWKLEHCSHLMDLATKIVRNSGKIESRERDEAAIFIFELLLTTFSMEERLANAKYLVSLGGLEFLVRRFKLGNLEEKTRVAALLLCCIEGDASCRNQIAKTIERHRLFELLQSRQPKSRRNAVLLLIQLLCLCSRKDVKFFLSGLQDEEIMNAKHILLIYLQTSPPEQMPWVASLLLHLDLLVEPQKYSIYREEAVDAIAMALNVSLTDEKVQESSCRVLLALGGCFSAAGKSITESWILKEAGSRSQYEAKCQEDDSLLLEDEEETINEWLRNLSTSLINDGKRSFLDAISKCLASRNSDLVKASLITVTWLSCALSSLYDAEMHLSAFSALISGLKESLENSEQIEHKVLASISLLNFTKIPECRVLLMTIAEEIAVALQSLIEVTWIAKQLYHIISGEYC
- the LOC136218634 gene encoding putative E3 ubiquitin-protein ligase LIN-1 isoform X2; its protein translation is MASSLEKLLAEEGFRGRRSGMTSRASFRADAALKSLHPSQDKLKKDSPIGHRVKTERTRSDLSRYIVRGELPTSDSSSSRRPRDYLVSRQNGEDGRLKTESSERHHLSRLSNDFLNSKRNNDFAYSEEREITEIGVEEDTRVKDLSSDKVYNSERSRRSSHENREKHRYLERKGDSRKVSKTNSNNHDKNIINYTSSTDRKKKILGHPGPSYESSVRSSISLKNFEGDERQKFKNVSPELPKLALDEVAIKAMVSILNGYIKSFLKDDEFRIKLRQNCFSSLSQNEDGEAYISKSKVITNLEQAIETVEKAAEEVSSPKDLMTASMQLSMITSLNSNDLQEGSTAGILNSRLSACAHLYLSVAYKLQKKDKVSAKYLLQVFCDSPFLARVHLLRELFDYLFFPHLSHLEEWYNQEADSLKNAPNRIRKLKLLDKVYNEILDSGTYQIAVYYKDWLTEGIEASSPPSVHIPTMSFQEVQVANSQDYSSGLSIPSDSFSPRPMVNKKLYETVFGHSSSHETYQAEENIDNGGATCDGSAVEVNEQLTYSSEIVKYVDGDLEKTCRGDTQENAFLSDYESLSVSEEECKLIKMSSPPKMDINDVISNFKGHQEPAGNFHLLNAFSYTKSNELILMNLAESVFQLHQTEESGDLTIPVVSQTRKLQPIKVVDSYELELEGSYEYFDKGTFIASAPKDFICPLSGKLFEDPVTLETGNTFEREAIKDWFEQGNQACPVTGKKLKCQTVPFTNCILKRVIDNWKLEHCSHLMDLATKIVRNSGKIESRERDEAAIFIFELLLTTFSMEERLANAKYLVSLGGLEFLVRRFKLGNLEEKTRVAALLLCCIEGDASCRNQIAKTIERHRLFELLQSRQPKSRRNAVLLLIQLLCLCSRKDVKFFLSGLQDEEIMNAKHILLIYLQTSPPEQMPWVASLLLHLDLLVEPQKYSIYREEAVDAIAMALNVSLTDEKVQESSCRVLLALGGCFSAAGKSITESWILKEAGSRSQYEAKCQEDDSLLLEDEEETINEWLRNLSTSLINDGKRSFLDAISKCLASRNSDLVKASLITVTWLSCALSSLYDAEMHLSAFSALISGLKESLENSEQIEHKVLASISLLNFTKIPECRVLLMTIAEEIAVALQSLIEVTWIAKQLYHIISGEYC
- the LOC136218634 gene encoding putative E3 ubiquitin-protein ligase LIN-1 isoform X3 — its product is MASSLEKLLAEEGFRGRRSGMTSRASFRADAALKSLHPSQDKLKKDSPIGHRVKTERTRSDLSRYIVRGELPTSDSSSSRRPRDYLVSRQNGEDGRLKTESSERHHLSRLSNDFLNSKRNNDFAYSEEREITEIGVEEDTRVKDLSSDKVYNSERSRRSSHENREKHRYLERKGDSRKVSKTNSNNHDKNIINYTSSTDRKKKILGHPGPSYESSVRSSISLKNFEGDERQKFKNVSPELPKLALDEVAIKAMVSILNGYIKSFLKDDEFRIKLRQNCFSSLSQNEDGEAYISKSKVITNLEQAIETVEKAAEEVSSPKDLMTASMQLSMITSLNSNDLQEGSTAGILNSRLSACAHLYLSVAYKLQKKDKVSAKYLLQVFCDSPFLARVHLLRELFDYLFFPHLSHLEEWYNQEADSLKNAPNRIRKLKLLDKVYNEILDSGTYQIAVYYKDWLTEGIEASSPPSVHIPTMSFQEVQVANSQDYSSGLSIPSDSFSPRPMVNKKLYETVFGHSSSHETYQAEENIDNGGATCDGSAVEVNEQLTYSSEIVKYVDGDLEKTCRGDTQENAFLSDYESLSVSEEECKLIKMSSPPKMDINDVISNFKGHQEPAGNFHLLNAFSYTKSNELILMNLAESVFQLHQTEESGDLTIPVVSQTRKPIKVVDSYELAELEGSYEYFDKGTFIASAPKDFICPLSGKLFEDPVTLETGNTFEREAIKDWFEQGNQACPVTGKKLKCQTVPFTNCILKRVIDNWKLEHCSHLMDLATKIVRNSGKIESRERDEAAIFIFELLLTTFSMEERLANAKYLVSLGGLEFLVRRFKLGNLEEKTRVAALLLCCIEGDASCRNQIAKTIERHRLFELLQSRQPKSRRNAVLLLIQLLCLCSRKDVKFFLSGLQDEEIMNAKHILLIYLQTSPPEQMPWVASLLLHLDLLVEPQKYSIYREEAVDAIAMALNVSLTDEKVQESSCRVLLALGGCFSAAGKSITESWILKEAGSRSQYEAKCQEDDSLLLEDEEETINEWLRNLSTSLINDGKRSFLDAISKCLASRNSDLVKASLITVTWLSCALSSLYDAEMHLSAFSALISGLKESLENSEQIEHKVLASISLLNFTKIPECRVLLMTIAEEIAVALQSLIEVTWIAKQLYHIISGEYC